The Microplitis mediator isolate UGA2020A chromosome 8, iyMicMedi2.1, whole genome shotgun sequence genome has a window encoding:
- the LOC130673768 gene encoding uncharacterized protein LOC130673768 isoform X2, producing the protein MGRCCVVNGCLSGRKVQEDKNILHLRKHRLFKVPKKPDLLEKWSTAIGQELKSTNCVCELHFKKTDIIKLDSTTLPDGNVFVSDRCRATIKPGAIPHLNVNQCYDSGCDNDNLSVINSMDIVDDEVNVDVLQENNSLLIQPVVNNLENVNAIKYADLFWQDYILTTSIVDDPILLNNVVDNENRSNINNNGMSSVHYPSDNSVSNSESVLLISGNCNVELKNNNDQQLSVHDIYNALEVKPLPRNWSWTFDHNQTIILSYLDSTCFKLKCHLKIKNDLTVTIVNACTDVCIDLSEEIPQIETVWEILNKAENYYFCSGTGYNENKVSSGCKGILSSDEYKKKMPLYRCIACRQARQNIQNRNNKQSKDFKGLYNSKKIELVLEKKKIRRLSEKTPDGIVKKSHWIALLKYEGHLNMNLRMAHNLSMHNVNPQGFAKMNVPLAIELFSKKVRAAMETLKNEPNCPELEDSDATIAFITKVGNLIKAMMSRTPMDALRPDDENLSKKAIVEFINYLRTWQSKATEEKEKQKFKVKNEKVKKRKSKTTNDFDDMNSDDFFFAITASTLSGLLISLQSTLELLDFLHDKCGYSYLMTARVTQDMLEFFGIIRSACGSNDHPDPILFGQVLRLLCSYSLATPPKGSNVTAGELLESLIQTKESLAAAVAPKKDWLQKIDEIIENGCSDEICAAENETESSGYVDSVTDNDCSMNYDHLFIDDDDDDDDNNDDNDDDDDDDEETEKDAKKKEIEHEHLPDPRLQHDYDVAYSSEYVISYIAGYIARKMNRFSKCFDCVQCMQSNNPSERDKYIKIMSDGYLIYPSENLFVLIEHLERIVLTTVGTKTITIDTMYQIANDLSKSEIPALVGCDEHKKKLTRTIINNFLIMRGHFLAKSYNNRNCEKKMKTKRNRKNAKLL; encoded by the exons ATGGGACGGTGTTGTGTAGTAAATGGTTGTTTAAGTGGTCGTAAAGTGCAagaagacaaaaatattttacatttacGAAAACATCGCTTATTCAAAGTGCCAAAG aAGCCAGACTTACTGGAAAAATGGAGCACAGCAATTGGCCAAGAGTTGAAATCAACAAACTGTGTTTGtgaattacattttaaaaaaactgataTTATTAAGTTAGATAGCACAACGTTACCAGATGGAAATGTTTTTGTATCTGACAGGTGCAGAGCTACAATAAAACCAGGTGCAATACCTCACTTAAATGTAAATCAATGTTATGATAGTGGCTgcgataatgataatttatcagTTATCAATTCTATGGACATTGTTGATGACGAAGTCAACGTTGATGTCCTTCAAGAAAATAATTCCTTATTAATACAGCCTGTTgtcaataatttagaaaatgtAAACGCTATAAAATATGCTGATCTTTTTTGGCAAGATTATATTTTAACTACTTCTATCGTAGATGATCctatattattgaataatgttgttgataatgaaaataggagtaatataaacaataatgGCATGAGTAGTGTTCATTACCCAAGTGATAATTCTGTATCAAACAGTGAAAGTGTCTTATTAATTTCTGGAAATTGTAATGtagaacttaaaaataataatgatcagCAGTTATCTGTACATGATATTTATAATGCATTAGAAGTGAAACCTTTACCAAGGAATTGGAGTTGGACGTTTGATCATAACCAAACTATAATACTATCGTATTTAGATTCAACTTGTTTCAAACTTAAATgtcatctaaaaataaaaaacgatttaACAGTTACA attGTAAATGCGTGTACAGACGTATGTATCGATTTATCTGAAGAAATTCCACAAATCGAAACTGTttgggaaattttaaataaagctgaaaattattatttttgcagTGGAACCGGATATAATGAAAACAA agttTCATCTGGTTGTAAAGGTATTCTGTCATCTGAtgaatataagaaaaaaatgccACTATACCGATGCATTGCTTGTCGACAAGCAAGACAAAATATACAAAACCGGAATAATAAACAAAGTAAAGATTTTAAGGGATtatataatagtaaaaagaTTGAATTggttttagagaaaaaaaaaataagacgtCTCAGTGAAAAG ACTCCAGATGGTATAGTCAAGAAATCTCATTGGATTGCATTATTAAAATACGAAGGAcatttaaatatgaatttgaGGATGGCTCACAATTTATCAATGCATAATGTCAATCCACAAGGCTTCGCAAAAATGAATGTACCTCTTGCTATCGag ttattttctaaaaaagttCGAGCAGCGATGGAAACGCTTAAAAATGAACCAAATTGCCCGGAGTTGGAAGATAGCGACGCAACTATTGCGTTTATCACTAAAGTCGGGAATCTGATTAAAGCAATGATGTCAAGGACACCCATGGATGCTTTGAGACCTGATGATGAGAATCTGTCTAAAAAG gcaatcgttgaatttataaattatttacgtaCATGGCAGTCAAAAGcaacagaagaaaaagaaaaacagaaatttaaagtaaaaaatgaaaaagtaaagaaaagaaaaagtaaaacaacAAATGATTTCGATGATATGAATtccgatgattttttttttgcaattaccGCCAGTACTTTGTCAGGACTTTTAATCTCATTACAGTCGACTTTAGAATTATTAGATTTTCTACATGACAAATGCGGTTACAGTTATTTAATGACAGCTCGTGTGACGCAGGATATGTTAgag TTTTTTGGGATAATCCGTAGTGCGTGCGGTAGTAATGACCATCCAGACCCCATTCTATTCGGACAAGTATTGCGCTTACTTTGTTCTTATTCTTTGGCAACTCCGCCTAAAGGATCTAATGTCACCGCTGGTGAACTACTTGAGTCATTAATCCAAACAAAAGAATCTTTAGCTGCTGCTGTTGCTCCTAAAAAAGATTGGTTGCAAAAAATTGACGAAATAATTGAAAACGGTTGCTCTGACGAGATATGCGCTGCTGAAAATGAAACTGAAAGTTCAGGTTACGTTGATAGTGTCACTGATAATGATTGTTCTATGAATTATGACCACTTATTCattgatgatgacgatgatgatgatgataataatgatgataatgatgatgatgatgatgatgatgaagaaacagaaaaagatgcaaaaaaaaaagaaattgaacATGAACATTTACCAGATCCTCGATTGCAACACGATTATGATGTAGCTTATAGCAGCGAGTATGTAATTTCTTACATTGCTGGATATATAGCTAGGAAAATGAATAGATTCTCCAAATGTTTTGATTGTGTTCAATGTATGCAATCAAATAACCCAAGTGAGCGcgataaatatatcaaaattatgAGTGACGGCTACTTGATTTATCCTAGTGAAAATCTATTTGTTCTCATAGAACATTTAGAGAGAATAGTATTGACCACCGTTGGTACTAAGACCATTACTATTGATACTATGTATCAAATTGCTAATGATCTTTCTAAATCAGAAATTCCTGCTTTAGTAGGATGTgatgaacataaaaaaaaattaactaggaccattattaataattttttgattatgcGTGGACACTTTTTGGCAAAATCCTATAATAACagaaattgtgaaaaaaaaatgaaaaccaaaagaaatcgaaaaaatgcCAAATTACTCtag
- the LOC130673768 gene encoding uncharacterized protein LOC130673768 isoform X1, giving the protein MGRCCVVNGCLSGRKVQEDKNILHLRKHRLFKVPKKPDLLEKWSTAIGQELKSTNCVCELHFKKTDIIKLDSTTLPDGNVFVSDRCRATIKPGAIPHLNVNQCYDSGCDNDNLSVINSMDIVDDEVNVDVLQENNSLLIQPVVNNLENVNAIKYADLFWQDYILTTSIVDDPILLNNVVDNENRSNINNNGMSSVHYPSDNSVSNSESVLLISGNCNVELKNNNDQQLSVHDIYNALEVKPLPRNWSWTFDHNQTIILSYLDSTCFKLKCHLKIKNDLTVTIVNACTDVCIDLSEEIPQIETVWEILNKAENYYFCSGTGYNENKVSSGCKGILSSDEYKKKMPLYRCIACRQARQNIQNRNNKQSKDFKGLYNSKKIELVLEKKKIRRLSEKTPDGIVKKSHWIALLKYEGHLNMNLRMAHNLSMHNVNPQGFAKMNVPLAIELFSKKVRAAMETLKNEPNCPELEDSDATIAFITKVGNLIKAMMSRTPMDALRPDDENLSKKAIVEFINYLRTWQSKATEEKEKQKFKVKNEKVKKRKSKTTNDFDDMNSDDFFFAITASTLSGLLISLQSTLELLDFLHDKCGYSYLMTARVTQDMLEKFFGIIRSACGSNDHPDPILFGQVLRLLCSYSLATPPKGSNVTAGELLESLIQTKESLAAAVAPKKDWLQKIDEIIENGCSDEICAAENETESSGYVDSVTDNDCSMNYDHLFIDDDDDDDDNNDDNDDDDDDDEETEKDAKKKEIEHEHLPDPRLQHDYDVAYSSEYVISYIAGYIARKMNRFSKCFDCVQCMQSNNPSERDKYIKIMSDGYLIYPSENLFVLIEHLERIVLTTVGTKTITIDTMYQIANDLSKSEIPALVGCDEHKKKLTRTIINNFLIMRGHFLAKSYNNRNCEKKMKTKRNRKNAKLL; this is encoded by the exons ATGGGACGGTGTTGTGTAGTAAATGGTTGTTTAAGTGGTCGTAAAGTGCAagaagacaaaaatattttacatttacGAAAACATCGCTTATTCAAAGTGCCAAAG aAGCCAGACTTACTGGAAAAATGGAGCACAGCAATTGGCCAAGAGTTGAAATCAACAAACTGTGTTTGtgaattacattttaaaaaaactgataTTATTAAGTTAGATAGCACAACGTTACCAGATGGAAATGTTTTTGTATCTGACAGGTGCAGAGCTACAATAAAACCAGGTGCAATACCTCACTTAAATGTAAATCAATGTTATGATAGTGGCTgcgataatgataatttatcagTTATCAATTCTATGGACATTGTTGATGACGAAGTCAACGTTGATGTCCTTCAAGAAAATAATTCCTTATTAATACAGCCTGTTgtcaataatttagaaaatgtAAACGCTATAAAATATGCTGATCTTTTTTGGCAAGATTATATTTTAACTACTTCTATCGTAGATGATCctatattattgaataatgttgttgataatgaaaataggagtaatataaacaataatgGCATGAGTAGTGTTCATTACCCAAGTGATAATTCTGTATCAAACAGTGAAAGTGTCTTATTAATTTCTGGAAATTGTAATGtagaacttaaaaataataatgatcagCAGTTATCTGTACATGATATTTATAATGCATTAGAAGTGAAACCTTTACCAAGGAATTGGAGTTGGACGTTTGATCATAACCAAACTATAATACTATCGTATTTAGATTCAACTTGTTTCAAACTTAAATgtcatctaaaaataaaaaacgatttaACAGTTACA attGTAAATGCGTGTACAGACGTATGTATCGATTTATCTGAAGAAATTCCACAAATCGAAACTGTttgggaaattttaaataaagctgaaaattattatttttgcagTGGAACCGGATATAATGAAAACAA agttTCATCTGGTTGTAAAGGTATTCTGTCATCTGAtgaatataagaaaaaaatgccACTATACCGATGCATTGCTTGTCGACAAGCAAGACAAAATATACAAAACCGGAATAATAAACAAAGTAAAGATTTTAAGGGATtatataatagtaaaaagaTTGAATTggttttagagaaaaaaaaaataagacgtCTCAGTGAAAAG ACTCCAGATGGTATAGTCAAGAAATCTCATTGGATTGCATTATTAAAATACGAAGGAcatttaaatatgaatttgaGGATGGCTCACAATTTATCAATGCATAATGTCAATCCACAAGGCTTCGCAAAAATGAATGTACCTCTTGCTATCGag ttattttctaaaaaagttCGAGCAGCGATGGAAACGCTTAAAAATGAACCAAATTGCCCGGAGTTGGAAGATAGCGACGCAACTATTGCGTTTATCACTAAAGTCGGGAATCTGATTAAAGCAATGATGTCAAGGACACCCATGGATGCTTTGAGACCTGATGATGAGAATCTGTCTAAAAAG gcaatcgttgaatttataaattatttacgtaCATGGCAGTCAAAAGcaacagaagaaaaagaaaaacagaaatttaaagtaaaaaatgaaaaagtaaagaaaagaaaaagtaaaacaacAAATGATTTCGATGATATGAATtccgatgattttttttttgcaattaccGCCAGTACTTTGTCAGGACTTTTAATCTCATTACAGTCGACTTTAGAATTATTAGATTTTCTACATGACAAATGCGGTTACAGTTATTTAATGACAGCTCGTGTGACGCAGGATATGTTAgag AAGTTTTTTGGGATAATCCGTAGTGCGTGCGGTAGTAATGACCATCCAGACCCCATTCTATTCGGACAAGTATTGCGCTTACTTTGTTCTTATTCTTTGGCAACTCCGCCTAAAGGATCTAATGTCACCGCTGGTGAACTACTTGAGTCATTAATCCAAACAAAAGAATCTTTAGCTGCTGCTGTTGCTCCTAAAAAAGATTGGTTGCAAAAAATTGACGAAATAATTGAAAACGGTTGCTCTGACGAGATATGCGCTGCTGAAAATGAAACTGAAAGTTCAGGTTACGTTGATAGTGTCACTGATAATGATTGTTCTATGAATTATGACCACTTATTCattgatgatgacgatgatgatgatgataataatgatgataatgatgatgatgatgatgatgatgaagaaacagaaaaagatgcaaaaaaaaaagaaattgaacATGAACATTTACCAGATCCTCGATTGCAACACGATTATGATGTAGCTTATAGCAGCGAGTATGTAATTTCTTACATTGCTGGATATATAGCTAGGAAAATGAATAGATTCTCCAAATGTTTTGATTGTGTTCAATGTATGCAATCAAATAACCCAAGTGAGCGcgataaatatatcaaaattatgAGTGACGGCTACTTGATTTATCCTAGTGAAAATCTATTTGTTCTCATAGAACATTTAGAGAGAATAGTATTGACCACCGTTGGTACTAAGACCATTACTATTGATACTATGTATCAAATTGCTAATGATCTTTCTAAATCAGAAATTCCTGCTTTAGTAGGATGTgatgaacataaaaaaaaattaactaggaccattattaataattttttgattatgcGTGGACACTTTTTGGCAAAATCCTATAATAACagaaattgtgaaaaaaaaatgaaaaccaaaagaaatcgaaaaaatgcCAAATTACTCtag
- the LOC130673768 gene encoding uncharacterized protein LOC130673768 isoform X3, with translation MDIVDDEVNVDVLQENNSLLIQPVVNNLENVNAIKYADLFWQDYILTTSIVDDPILLNNVVDNENRSNINNNGMSSVHYPSDNSVSNSESVLLISGNCNVELKNNNDQQLSVHDIYNALEVKPLPRNWSWTFDHNQTIILSYLDSTCFKLKCHLKIKNDLTVTIVNACTDVCIDLSEEIPQIETVWEILNKAENYYFCSGTGYNENKVSSGCKGILSSDEYKKKMPLYRCIACRQARQNIQNRNNKQSKDFKGLYNSKKIELVLEKKKIRRLSEKTPDGIVKKSHWIALLKYEGHLNMNLRMAHNLSMHNVNPQGFAKMNVPLAIELFSKKVRAAMETLKNEPNCPELEDSDATIAFITKVGNLIKAMMSRTPMDALRPDDENLSKKAIVEFINYLRTWQSKATEEKEKQKFKVKNEKVKKRKSKTTNDFDDMNSDDFFFAITASTLSGLLISLQSTLELLDFLHDKCGYSYLMTARVTQDMLEKFFGIIRSACGSNDHPDPILFGQVLRLLCSYSLATPPKGSNVTAGELLESLIQTKESLAAAVAPKKDWLQKIDEIIENGCSDEICAAENETESSGYVDSVTDNDCSMNYDHLFIDDDDDDDDNNDDNDDDDDDDEETEKDAKKKEIEHEHLPDPRLQHDYDVAYSSEYVISYIAGYIARKMNRFSKCFDCVQCMQSNNPSERDKYIKIMSDGYLIYPSENLFVLIEHLERIVLTTVGTKTITIDTMYQIANDLSKSEIPALVGCDEHKKKLTRTIINNFLIMRGHFLAKSYNNRNCEKKMKTKRNRKNAKLL, from the exons ATGGACATTGTTGATGACGAAGTCAACGTTGATGTCCTTCAAGAAAATAATTCCTTATTAATACAGCCTGTTgtcaataatttagaaaatgtAAACGCTATAAAATATGCTGATCTTTTTTGGCAAGATTATATTTTAACTACTTCTATCGTAGATGATCctatattattgaataatgttgttgataatgaaaataggagtaatataaacaataatgGCATGAGTAGTGTTCATTACCCAAGTGATAATTCTGTATCAAACAGTGAAAGTGTCTTATTAATTTCTGGAAATTGTAATGtagaacttaaaaataataatgatcagCAGTTATCTGTACATGATATTTATAATGCATTAGAAGTGAAACCTTTACCAAGGAATTGGAGTTGGACGTTTGATCATAACCAAACTATAATACTATCGTATTTAGATTCAACTTGTTTCAAACTTAAATgtcatctaaaaataaaaaacgatttaACAGTTACA attGTAAATGCGTGTACAGACGTATGTATCGATTTATCTGAAGAAATTCCACAAATCGAAACTGTttgggaaattttaaataaagctgaaaattattatttttgcagTGGAACCGGATATAATGAAAACAA agttTCATCTGGTTGTAAAGGTATTCTGTCATCTGAtgaatataagaaaaaaatgccACTATACCGATGCATTGCTTGTCGACAAGCAAGACAAAATATACAAAACCGGAATAATAAACAAAGTAAAGATTTTAAGGGATtatataatagtaaaaagaTTGAATTggttttagagaaaaaaaaaataagacgtCTCAGTGAAAAG ACTCCAGATGGTATAGTCAAGAAATCTCATTGGATTGCATTATTAAAATACGAAGGAcatttaaatatgaatttgaGGATGGCTCACAATTTATCAATGCATAATGTCAATCCACAAGGCTTCGCAAAAATGAATGTACCTCTTGCTATCGag ttattttctaaaaaagttCGAGCAGCGATGGAAACGCTTAAAAATGAACCAAATTGCCCGGAGTTGGAAGATAGCGACGCAACTATTGCGTTTATCACTAAAGTCGGGAATCTGATTAAAGCAATGATGTCAAGGACACCCATGGATGCTTTGAGACCTGATGATGAGAATCTGTCTAAAAAG gcaatcgttgaatttataaattatttacgtaCATGGCAGTCAAAAGcaacagaagaaaaagaaaaacagaaatttaaagtaaaaaatgaaaaagtaaagaaaagaaaaagtaaaacaacAAATGATTTCGATGATATGAATtccgatgattttttttttgcaattaccGCCAGTACTTTGTCAGGACTTTTAATCTCATTACAGTCGACTTTAGAATTATTAGATTTTCTACATGACAAATGCGGTTACAGTTATTTAATGACAGCTCGTGTGACGCAGGATATGTTAgag AAGTTTTTTGGGATAATCCGTAGTGCGTGCGGTAGTAATGACCATCCAGACCCCATTCTATTCGGACAAGTATTGCGCTTACTTTGTTCTTATTCTTTGGCAACTCCGCCTAAAGGATCTAATGTCACCGCTGGTGAACTACTTGAGTCATTAATCCAAACAAAAGAATCTTTAGCTGCTGCTGTTGCTCCTAAAAAAGATTGGTTGCAAAAAATTGACGAAATAATTGAAAACGGTTGCTCTGACGAGATATGCGCTGCTGAAAATGAAACTGAAAGTTCAGGTTACGTTGATAGTGTCACTGATAATGATTGTTCTATGAATTATGACCACTTATTCattgatgatgacgatgatgatgatgataataatgatgataatgatgatgatgatgatgatgatgaagaaacagaaaaagatgcaaaaaaaaaagaaattgaacATGAACATTTACCAGATCCTCGATTGCAACACGATTATGATGTAGCTTATAGCAGCGAGTATGTAATTTCTTACATTGCTGGATATATAGCTAGGAAAATGAATAGATTCTCCAAATGTTTTGATTGTGTTCAATGTATGCAATCAAATAACCCAAGTGAGCGcgataaatatatcaaaattatgAGTGACGGCTACTTGATTTATCCTAGTGAAAATCTATTTGTTCTCATAGAACATTTAGAGAGAATAGTATTGACCACCGTTGGTACTAAGACCATTACTATTGATACTATGTATCAAATTGCTAATGATCTTTCTAAATCAGAAATTCCTGCTTTAGTAGGATGTgatgaacataaaaaaaaattaactaggaccattattaataattttttgattatgcGTGGACACTTTTTGGCAAAATCCTATAATAACagaaattgtgaaaaaaaaatgaaaaccaaaagaaatcgaaaaaatgcCAAATTACTCtag